From the genome of Streptomyces sp. NBC_00659, one region includes:
- a CDS encoding L-serine ammonia-lyase yields the protein MAISVFDLFSIGIGPSSSHTVGPMRAARMFARRLRNEDLLAPVTSIRAELYGSLGATGHGHGTPKAVLLGLEGASPRTVDVEGADERVEQIKASGRLNLLGEHEIGFSFDDDLVLHRRKALPYHANGMTIFAYDASGELVLEKTYYSVGGGFVVDEDAVGEDRIKLDDTVLKYPFRTGDELLRLTKETGLSISALMLENERAWRTEEEIREGLLGIWRVMQACVSRGMAREGILPGGLKVRRRAAHSARQLRAEGDPLAHAMEWITLYAMAVNEENAAGGRVVTAPTNGAAGIIPAVLHYYINFVPGADDEGVVRFLLSAGAIGMLFKENASISGAEVGCQGEVGSACSMAAGALAEVLGGSPEQVENAAEIGMEHNLGLTCDPVGGLVQIPCIERNGMAAVKAVTAARMAMRGDGSHMVSLDKVIKTMKETGADMSVKYKETARGGLAVNIIEC from the coding sequence GTGGCCATCTCGGTCTTCGACCTGTTCTCGATCGGCATAGGCCCGTCCAGCTCCCACACGGTGGGCCCGATGCGCGCCGCGCGCATGTTCGCCCGGCGGCTGCGCAACGAGGACCTGCTGGCCCCGGTCACCTCGATACGCGCCGAGCTGTACGGCTCCCTGGGCGCGACCGGCCACGGCCACGGCACCCCCAAGGCGGTGCTGCTCGGCCTGGAGGGCGCCTCGCCCCGGACGGTGGACGTGGAGGGCGCCGACGAGCGGGTCGAGCAGATCAAGGCTTCCGGGCGGCTCAACCTGCTCGGTGAGCACGAGATCGGCTTCTCCTTCGACGACGACCTGGTCCTGCACCGCCGCAAGGCCCTGCCGTACCACGCCAACGGCATGACGATCTTCGCGTACGACGCCTCGGGCGAGCTCGTCCTGGAGAAGACGTACTACTCGGTGGGCGGCGGCTTCGTGGTCGACGAGGACGCGGTCGGCGAGGACCGCATCAAGCTCGACGACACGGTCCTGAAGTACCCGTTCCGCACGGGTGACGAGCTGCTGCGGCTCACGAAGGAGACCGGCCTGTCGATCTCCGCCCTGATGCTGGAGAACGAGCGGGCCTGGCGCACCGAGGAGGAGATCCGCGAGGGGCTTCTCGGGATCTGGCGCGTCATGCAGGCGTGCGTCTCGCGCGGCATGGCCCGCGAGGGAATCCTGCCCGGCGGTCTGAAGGTCCGCCGCCGCGCCGCCCACTCGGCCCGCCAGCTGCGCGCCGAGGGCGATCCGCTGGCCCACGCGATGGAGTGGATCACCCTCTACGCGATGGCGGTCAACGAGGAGAACGCGGCGGGCGGCCGGGTCGTCACCGCCCCCACCAACGGCGCGGCGGGCATCATCCCGGCGGTGCTGCACTACTACATCAACTTCGTGCCGGGCGCCGACGACGAGGGCGTCGTACGGTTCCTGCTCTCGGCCGGGGCGATCGGCATGCTCTTCAAGGAGAACGCCTCCATCTCGGGCGCCGAGGTCGGCTGCCAGGGCGAGGTCGGCTCGGCCTGCTCCATGGCGGCCGGCGCGCTCGCCGAGGTGCTGGGCGGCAGCCCCGAGCAGGTCGAGAACGCCGCCGAGATCGGCATGGAGCACAACCTCGGCCTGACCTGCGACCCGGTCGGCGGCCTGGTCCAGATCCCCTGCATCGAGCGCAACGGCATGGCCGCGGTGAAGGCCGTCACGGCCGCCAGGATGGCCATGCGCGGCGACGGCTCCCACATGGTCTCCCTGGACAAGGTCATCAAGACCATGAAGGAGACCGGCGCCGACATGAGCGTCAAGTACAAGGAGACGGCCCGGGGCGGGCTGGCGGTCAACATCATCGAGTGCTGA
- a CDS encoding glycoside hydrolase family 25 protein, which produces MLRGIDVSAYQSSTYSTAGLSFVFVKATEGRSYVNPKLTAQVRTARDADCVVGFYHFLWPGNITAQAAYFVSKAPEKAGDLLAVDWETTGEGTHASNAEKDRFIRKVKELRPDNRVVLYTNRNFWLNIDTTSYAGDGLWIADYVTAGEPRIQAKWRFHQYTSEPVDRDVADFDTKAALRAWAGSA; this is translated from the coding sequence ATGCTGCGAGGCATCGACGTCAGCGCCTACCAGTCGTCCACGTACAGCACCGCCGGCCTCTCCTTCGTCTTCGTCAAGGCGACGGAAGGCCGCTCGTACGTCAATCCGAAACTCACCGCGCAGGTGAGGACCGCCCGCGACGCGGACTGCGTCGTGGGCTTCTACCACTTCCTGTGGCCCGGCAACATCACCGCCCAGGCCGCCTACTTCGTGAGCAAGGCCCCCGAAAAGGCGGGCGACCTGCTCGCCGTCGACTGGGAGACCACCGGCGAGGGCACCCACGCGAGCAACGCGGAGAAGGACCGCTTCATCCGCAAGGTGAAGGAACTCCGCCCGGACAACCGCGTGGTGCTCTACACGAACCGGAACTTCTGGCTGAACATCGACACCACCTCGTACGCCGGTGACGGTCTGTGGATCGCCGACTACGTGACCGCCGGCGAACCCCGCATCCAGGCGAAGTGGCGCTTCCACCAGTACACCTCCGAGCCGGTGGACCGGGACGTCGCGGACTTCGACACCAAGGCCGCCCTGCGCGCGTGGGCGGGCAGCGCCTAG
- the glyA gene encoding serine hydroxymethyltransferase produces the protein MSLMNTPLHELDPDVAAAVDAELHRQQSTLEMIASENFAPVAVMEAQGSVLTNKYAEGYPGRRYYGGCEHVDVAEQIAIDRVKELFGAEYANVQPHSGASANQAALFALAQPGDTILGLDLAHGGHLTHGMRLNFSGKQFNVVAYHVDEAGLVDMAEVERLAKEHRPKVIIAGWSAYPRQLDFAEFRRIADEAGSFLWVDMAHFAGLVAAGLHPNPVPFADVVTSTTHKTLGGPRGGIILAKKDFAKKLNSSVFPGFQGGPLEHVIAAKAVSFKVAASDDFKERQQRTLDGAHILAERLVQDDVKAVGVDVLSGGTDVHLVLVDLRNSELDGQQAEDRLHEVGITVNRNAIPNDPRPPMVTSGLRIGTPALATRGFTAEDFTEVADIIAETLKPSYDTESLKARVSALADKHPLYPGLK, from the coding sequence ATGTCGCTCATGAACACCCCCCTGCACGAGCTCGACCCGGACGTCGCCGCCGCCGTCGACGCCGAGCTGCACCGCCAGCAGTCCACGCTGGAGATGATCGCCTCGGAGAACTTCGCTCCGGTCGCGGTCATGGAGGCCCAGGGCTCGGTCCTGACCAACAAGTACGCCGAGGGCTACCCGGGCCGCCGCTACTACGGCGGCTGCGAGCACGTCGACGTGGCCGAGCAGATCGCCATCGACCGGGTCAAGGAGCTGTTCGGCGCCGAGTACGCCAACGTGCAGCCCCACTCGGGTGCCTCCGCCAACCAGGCCGCGCTGTTCGCGCTGGCCCAGCCCGGCGACACCATCCTCGGCCTGGACCTGGCCCACGGCGGCCACCTGACCCACGGCATGCGCCTGAACTTCTCGGGCAAGCAGTTCAACGTGGTCGCGTACCACGTGGACGAGGCCGGCCTGGTCGACATGGCCGAGGTCGAGCGGCTCGCCAAGGAGCACCGCCCGAAGGTGATCATCGCGGGCTGGTCGGCGTACCCGCGGCAGCTCGACTTCGCCGAGTTCCGCCGGATCGCGGACGAGGCCGGCTCCTTCCTGTGGGTCGACATGGCCCACTTCGCGGGCCTGGTCGCGGCGGGTCTGCACCCGAACCCGGTGCCGTTCGCGGACGTGGTCACCTCCACCACGCACAAGACGCTCGGCGGTCCCCGCGGCGGGATCATCCTCGCGAAGAAGGATTTCGCGAAGAAGCTGAACTCCTCGGTCTTCCCGGGCTTCCAGGGCGGCCCCCTGGAGCACGTGATCGCCGCCAAGGCCGTCTCCTTCAAGGTCGCCGCCTCGGACGACTTCAAGGAGCGCCAGCAGCGCACGCTGGACGGCGCGCACATCCTGGCCGAGCGCCTGGTCCAGGACGACGTGAAGGCCGTCGGCGTGGACGTCCTGTCCGGGGGCACGGACGTGCACCTGGTCCTGGTCGACCTGCGCAACTCCGAGCTGGACGGGCAGCAGGCCGAGGACCGCCTCCACGAGGTCGGCATCACGGTCAACCGCAACGCCATCCCGAACGACCCGCGCCCGCCGATGGTCACCTCCGGCCTGCGCATCGGCACGCCCGCCCTCGCCACCCGCGGCTTCACGGCCGAGGACTTCACCGAGGTCGCGGACATCATCGCCGAGACGCTGAAGCCGTCCTACGACACGGAGTCCCTGAAGGCCCGCGTGTCCGCTCTGGCCGACAAGCACCCGTTGTACCCCGGCCTGAAGTAG
- the gcvH gene encoding glycine cleavage system protein GcvH: MSNPQQLRYSKEHEWLSVAEDGVATVGITEFAANALGDVVYAQLPAVGDTVTAGESCGELESTKSVSDLYSPVDGEVVEANQDVVDDPALVNSAPFEGGWLFKVRVAGEPEDLMSADEYTAFTAG; this comes from the coding sequence ATGAGCAACCCCCAGCAGCTGCGTTACAGCAAGGAGCACGAGTGGCTGTCCGTCGCCGAGGACGGCGTCGCGACGGTCGGCATCACCGAGTTCGCGGCCAACGCGCTCGGCGATGTCGTCTACGCCCAGCTCCCGGCCGTCGGTGACACGGTGACCGCGGGCGAGTCCTGCGGTGAACTGGAGTCGACCAAGTCGGTCAGCGACCTGTACTCCCCGGTCGACGGCGAGGTCGTCGAGGCCAACCAGGACGTCGTGGACGACCCGGCCCTGGTCAACTCCGCTCCCTTCGAGGGCGGCTGGCTGTTCAAGGTGCGCGTCGCCGGCGAGCCCGAGGACCTGATGTCCGCCGACGAGTACACCGCCTTCACGGCCGGCTGA
- the gcvT gene encoding glycine cleavage system aminomethyltransferase GcvT gives MSSNAPRHTALDALHRSLGATMTDFAGWDMPLRYGSERDEHVAVRTKAGLFDLSHMGEITVTGPEAAALLNHALVGNIATVGVGRARYTMICQEDGGILDDLIVYRLADHEYMVVANASNAQVVLDALSERAAGFDAVVRDDRDAYALIAVQGPESPGILKAVTDADLDGLKYYAGLPGTVAGVPALIARTGYTGEDGFELFVAPADAEKVWQALTDAGTPAGLVPCGLSCRDTLRLEAGMPLYGHELTTALTPFDAGLGRVVKFEKDGDFVGRTALTEAAERAASEPPRVLVGLIAEGRRVPRAGYPVVADGKVIGEVTSGAPSPTLGKPIAMAYVDAAHAAPGTAGVGVDIRGSHEPYEVVALPFYKRQK, from the coding sequence ATGAGCAGCAACGCACCCCGTCACACCGCGCTCGATGCCCTGCATCGTTCGCTCGGCGCGACCATGACCGACTTCGCGGGCTGGGACATGCCCCTGCGCTACGGCTCGGAGCGTGACGAGCACGTCGCCGTCCGCACGAAGGCCGGTCTCTTCGACCTCTCCCACATGGGCGAGATCACCGTCACCGGCCCCGAGGCCGCGGCCCTCCTGAACCACGCGCTGGTCGGCAACATCGCCACCGTCGGCGTCGGCCGCGCCCGCTACACCATGATCTGCCAGGAGGACGGCGGCATCCTGGACGACCTGATCGTCTACCGCCTGGCCGACCACGAGTACATGGTCGTCGCCAACGCCTCCAACGCCCAGGTGGTGCTGGACGCGCTGAGCGAGCGCGCCGCCGGTTTCGACGCCGTGGTGCGCGACGACCGTGACGCGTACGCGCTGATCGCCGTGCAGGGCCCCGAGTCCCCCGGCATCCTCAAGGCGGTCACCGACGCGGACCTCGACGGCCTGAAGTACTACGCGGGCCTGCCGGGCACGGTGGCCGGCGTTCCGGCCCTGATCGCCCGCACCGGCTACACCGGCGAGGACGGCTTCGAGCTGTTCGTCGCCCCCGCCGACGCCGAGAAGGTGTGGCAGGCGCTCACCGACGCGGGCACCCCGGCCGGTCTCGTCCCCTGCGGTCTGTCCTGCCGCGACACGCTGCGCCTGGAGGCCGGCATGCCGCTGTACGGGCACGAGCTGACCACCGCGCTGACCCCCTTCGACGCCGGTCTCGGCCGGGTCGTGAAGTTCGAGAAGGACGGCGACTTCGTGGGGCGCACGGCCCTGACCGAAGCCGCCGAGCGTGCCGCCTCCGAGCCGCCGCGCGTGCTCGTCGGGCTGATCGCCGAGGGCCGTCGCGTGCCGCGCGCCGGGTATCCCGTCGTCGCCGACGGCAAGGTGATCGGCGAGGTCACCTCCGGTGCCCCGTCCCCGACCCTGGGCAAGCCGATCGCCATGGCGTACGTCGACGCCGCGCACGCCGCGCCGGGCACGGCCGGTGTGGGCGTGGACATCCGGGGCAGCCACGAACCGTACGAGGTCGTGGCGCTGCCGTTCTACAAGCGGCAGAAGTGA
- a CDS encoding AAA family ATPase has protein sequence MNRITAYATTSGLALHEQPGAPAREARGARPTVVVRDLRDRVGRSPHGLRFGAQDLVVVTGLPGSGKSTLMRRAVRGTRVDSQDTRERWDGLMAGRLPYAVYRPLVRLAHYAGLRRALREGGGLVVHDCGTQAWVRRWLAREARRRGGALHLLLLDVTPGTALDGQRERGRGVSRYAFARHRGAIARLLRSAETGDLPEGCGSAVLIDRDAADVLRRIDFGH, from the coding sequence GTGAACAGGATCACGGCGTACGCGACGACCTCGGGTCTCGCACTGCACGAGCAGCCCGGCGCACCGGCCCGGGAGGCTCGCGGAGCGCGTCCCACGGTCGTCGTGCGGGATCTCCGCGACCGGGTCGGGCGCAGTCCGCACGGCCTCCGCTTCGGGGCGCAGGACCTCGTCGTCGTCACCGGACTGCCCGGCAGCGGCAAGTCGACGCTGATGCGCCGGGCCGTGCGGGGCACCCGCGTCGACTCCCAGGACACCCGCGAGCGCTGGGACGGCCTGATGGCCGGCCGGCTGCCGTACGCGGTCTACCGTCCCCTCGTCCGCCTCGCGCACTACGCCGGCCTGCGCCGCGCCCTGCGCGAGGGCGGCGGGCTCGTCGTGCACGACTGCGGTACGCAGGCCTGGGTGCGCCGCTGGCTCGCCCGCGAGGCCCGGCGCCGTGGCGGCGCGCTGCACCTGCTGCTGCTCGACGTCACACCCGGCACCGCGCTGGACGGCCAGCGCGAGCGGGGCCGGGGCGTCTCGCGCTACGCCTTCGCCCGCCACCGCGGCGCGATCGCCCGGCTGCTGCGCTCCGCCGAGACGGGAGACCTGCCCGAAGGGTGCGGTTCGGCGGTACTGATCGACCGGGACGCGGCGGACGTGCTGCGCAGAATCGACTTCGGCCACTGA